In the genome of Massilibacillus massiliensis, one region contains:
- the trpC gene encoding indole-3-glycerol phosphate synthase TrpC: MLDAILAKKKIEVAEDKARIHLRDIKRELVPGEFAMSRRIRKQPWSLIAECKLQSPSKGRLCTKYTIEELAKIYEKSGATALSVHTDAHFLGQIGDIAKIKALVTIPVLRKDFIMDEYQIYQARKAGADAILLIARILSPAQLKEYLYTAWGLGMDCLVEVHSEADIKATLDTPAELIGINNRNLQNFTTNISHTLSLLQFCDKNRTIISESGIHGHADTEKLKQAGVKGVLVGEGLVKADDVAKMTQELACV, from the coding sequence ATGCTAGATGCGATTCTTGCAAAGAAAAAAATAGAGGTGGCCGAAGACAAGGCAAGGATACATCTTCGTGATATCAAGCGAGAGCTTGTGCCAGGGGAATTTGCCATGTCGCGCCGCATACGAAAACAGCCATGGAGTTTAATTGCAGAATGCAAATTACAATCGCCTTCAAAAGGAAGGTTGTGCACAAAATATACGATTGAAGAACTGGCAAAAATCTATGAAAAAAGCGGAGCAACGGCTCTGTCTGTGCATACCGATGCACACTTTCTCGGTCAGATCGGCGATATTGCAAAAATTAAAGCGCTTGTTACAATACCGGTTTTACGGAAAGATTTCATCATGGATGAATACCAAATTTATCAGGCGAGAAAAGCCGGCGCAGATGCGATTCTTCTAATTGCCAGAATTTTATCGCCGGCACAGCTTAAAGAGTATCTGTATACTGCCTGGGGATTAGGGATGGATTGTTTGGTCGAAGTACACAGTGAAGCTGATATTAAGGCAACACTGGACACCCCGGCGGAGTTGATTGGCATCAATAATCGTAACTTGCAAAACTTTACGACGAATATTTCACATACATTGTCGCTGTTGCAATTCTGTGATAAAAACAGAACGATCATCAGTGAGAGTGGGATTCATGGTCATGCGGATACTGAAAAATTAAAACAAGCGGGCGTGAAAGGTGTTTTAGTCGGAGAAGGATTGGTCAAGGCTGACGATGTAGCAAAAATGACCCAGGAACTTGCCTGCGTTTGA
- the trpA gene encoding tryptophan synthase subunit alpha, with product MTRLNKTLSALRKANKKALFIYITAGAPDFETTMEAVKAAEKNGADVIEIGIPFSDPIADGPVIQEASVIALQNGATMKKVLALIENLRKVTQIPLVGMGYINTILTYGIEKFVADFKAAGLDGMIVPDLPHEESEEMRAICKASAFHLIEFVTPTTISARIKETCQSADGFIYCVSVNGVTGVREIDYGVINDVAKMVRKETDVPLAVGFGIGSPEAAIAASEVADAVIVGSAVVKCIVKKDMDGAANLIADIRKALDERE from the coding sequence ATGACACGTTTAAATAAGACTTTATCAGCGCTGCGTAAAGCAAATAAAAAAGCTTTGTTTATCTATATTACTGCGGGCGCGCCAGATTTTGAAACGACGATGGAAGCGGTGAAAGCGGCAGAAAAAAATGGCGCCGATGTGATTGAGATCGGCATACCTTTTTCCGACCCAATTGCAGATGGTCCGGTGATTCAGGAGGCGTCTGTGATTGCCCTGCAAAATGGTGCAACGATGAAAAAGGTTTTAGCACTGATTGAGAATTTACGTAAAGTCACGCAGATCCCGCTCGTGGGAATGGGCTATATCAATACGATCTTGACGTACGGAATCGAAAAGTTTGTTGCTGATTTTAAAGCCGCGGGACTTGACGGAATGATCGTTCCTGATTTGCCGCATGAAGAGTCGGAAGAGATGCGGGCAATTTGTAAAGCCTCTGCGTTTCATTTGATTGAATTTGTGACACCCACTACCATATCGGCAAGAATCAAAGAAACTTGTCAAAGTGCTGATGGCTTTATCTATTGTGTATCGGTCAATGGGGTAACGGGTGTAAGAGAAATAGACTACGGAGTGATCAATGATGTGGCAAAAATGGTGAGAAAAGAAACAGATGTGCCGCTTGCCGTAGGGTTTGGCATTGGCTCACCGGAAGCGGCAATCGCAGCAAGTGAAGTGGCGGATGCCGTTATCGTTGGCAGTGCAGTTGTAAAGTGTATCGTAAAAAAAGATATGGATGGGGCGGCAAACCTGATCGCCGATATTCGCAAAGCCTTAGATGAAAGGGAGTAA
- the trpD gene encoding anthranilate phosphoribosyltransferase, with protein MLKQYLHQLTEGQHLDQQQSSAAMRIIMEGNATDAQIGSFLTLLKMKGETIEEIAGFAQTLLDHADRVKHSKPVICPCGTGGDTKGTFNVSTAVSFVLAGGGLSVAKHGNRSVSSSCGSADVLTALGVKVDQPAERVSEEIEQLGIGFLFAPALNKAMRFVAKPRRELGFRTVFNMLGPIINPAHLDYQLVGIYDGNLTEKVAEVLKSVGVKQAMVIHSDDGMDEISTHTQTKVSELKHGVVRTYKIDPVAYGFASGTIEDYKGGSPIENAAILRDLLKGVKGAKRDIVVMNAGAAFYIANRTASIAEGIELAAQVIDRGAAFEKLEQLIAFSNAGETYAG; from the coding sequence ATGTTAAAACAATATTTGCATCAATTAACAGAAGGGCAACATCTGGATCAACAGCAGTCCAGTGCAGCTATGCGTATTATCATGGAAGGAAATGCAACGGATGCACAGATCGGTTCGTTTTTGACGCTGCTTAAAATGAAAGGTGAAACAATTGAAGAAATCGCAGGTTTTGCGCAAACGTTGCTAGATCATGCTGATCGTGTAAAACATAGTAAGCCGGTGATTTGTCCTTGTGGTACTGGGGGAGATACCAAGGGCACATTTAACGTATCGACCGCAGTTTCTTTTGTCCTTGCAGGTGGCGGGTTATCCGTTGCAAAACATGGCAATCGCAGTGTATCAAGCTCCTGCGGCAGTGCCGATGTACTGACGGCCTTGGGTGTAAAAGTCGATCAACCAGCGGAGCGGGTAAGTGAAGAAATAGAACAATTGGGCATCGGCTTTTTATTTGCACCGGCATTAAATAAAGCAATGCGATTTGTGGCAAAACCTCGTCGTGAACTTGGCTTTAGAACGGTATTTAATATGCTGGGGCCGATTATCAATCCGGCACATTTGGATTATCAGCTTGTGGGAATTTATGATGGAAATTTAACAGAAAAAGTTGCAGAAGTATTAAAGAGTGTTGGCGTAAAGCAAGCCATGGTCATTCATAGCGATGATGGTATGGATGAGATTTCGACCCATACACAGACCAAGGTTTCTGAACTGAAACATGGTGTTGTAAGAACCTATAAAATTGATCCTGTCGCTTACGGATTTGCAAGTGGTACGATAGAAGACTATAAAGGCGGATCGCCAATAGAAAATGCGGCAATTCTTCGCGATTTACTAAAAGGGGTAAAGGGAGCAAAGCGTGATATTGTAGTAATGAATGCAGGTGCAGCTTTCTACATTGCCAATCGGACGGCAAGCATCGCAGAGGGCATAGAGCTGGCCGCGCAAGTAATAGACCGTGGTGCAGCATTTGAGAAGCTAGAGCAGCTGATCGCGTTTAGCAATGCCGGAGAAACTTATGCTGGTTAA
- a CDS encoding anthranilate synthase component II → MILLIDNYDSFTYNVYQLVANLGKEIEVIRNDQITVEEIAERNYEAILISPGPGTPKDAGISLDVVRRFAGKVPILGICLGHQVIGEVFGGKVILAPAPIHGKVSTITHHDAGLYEGLPQDLPVGRYHSLILERKSLPDCLKITAETKDGIIMGIQHETYKVEGLQFHPESILTPKGAKIIENFLRNCEKG, encoded by the coding sequence ATGATTTTATTAATTGATAATTATGATTCTTTTACCTACAATGTATATCAGCTCGTCGCTAATTTAGGCAAGGAGATCGAAGTCATCCGCAATGATCAGATTACCGTAGAGGAGATTGCGGAGCGAAATTATGAAGCGATTCTCATTTCGCCAGGGCCGGGAACGCCAAAAGATGCAGGCATCAGCCTTGATGTTGTAAGAAGGTTTGCCGGTAAAGTACCGATTTTGGGAATTTGCCTTGGACATCAAGTGATCGGGGAAGTCTTTGGCGGCAAAGTCATCTTAGCCCCGGCACCGATTCATGGGAAAGTTTCTACGATCACGCATCACGATGCCGGACTATACGAAGGATTGCCGCAAGACCTCCCCGTAGGTCGCTATCACTCCTTGATTCTTGAACGAAAATCATTGCCGGATTGCTTAAAAATAACAGCTGAAACGAAGGACGGAATCATTATGGGAATTCAGCATGAAACCTATAAAGTGGAGGGACTTCAATTTCATCCGGAATCCATCCTCACACCCAAGGGAGCTAAGATCATAGAAAACTTTTTACGAAATTGTGAAAAGGGTTAA
- a CDS encoding 2-isopropylmalate synthase produces MENYSKYKRGYFMPPVVDMSWTEKEYIDKAPIWCSVDLRDGNQALVIPMSLEEKITFFKFLVQLGFKEIEVGFPAASETEYEFVRKLIDEDLIPDDVTIQVLTQSREHIIKKTFEALKGAKQAVVHLYNSTSVAQREQVFRKSKEEIIAIAEFGAKLLNQYAKEYPGNFRFEYSPESFTGTEMEFALEICNRVLDIWQPTADKKVIINLPATVSMSMPHIYASQIAYMSNHMKYRENVLISLHPHNDRGCAVADSEMGLLAGADRIEGTLFGNGERTGNADIVTIAMNLFAHGVNPNLDFSNMPAIIDLYEKMTRMTVNDRQPYAGKLVFAAFSGSHQDAIAKGMKWREEQNCQQWTVPYLPIDPKDVGREYDGDVIRINSQSGKGGIGYIMQQKYGLEMPPKMREDFGYAVKSVSDHKHKELMPDEIYEIFEKSYVNISAPIHVKDFNFIRKNGVFEVTATCDIHGEEKVFVAAGNGRLDAISSVLQEELGIQYTNLTYSEHALEQGSKSRAAAYISITDKDENVIWGAGIDNDIITASVNALISAVNRMHV; encoded by the coding sequence ATGGAAAATTATAGTAAGTACAAAAGAGGCTATTTTATGCCCCCAGTGGTTGATATGAGTTGGACAGAGAAAGAATATATAGATAAAGCACCAATCTGGTGTAGTGTGGATTTGCGTGACGGCAATCAAGCATTAGTGATTCCAATGAGTTTAGAAGAAAAAATCACGTTTTTTAAGTTTTTAGTGCAACTGGGTTTTAAAGAAATTGAGGTTGGATTTCCAGCAGCTTCTGAAACAGAATATGAATTTGTAAGAAAATTGATTGATGAAGATCTGATCCCGGATGATGTTACGATTCAAGTTTTGACCCAATCAAGAGAACATATTATCAAGAAAACTTTTGAGGCTTTAAAAGGAGCAAAACAAGCGGTCGTACATTTGTATAATTCAACATCTGTTGCCCAACGCGAACAAGTTTTTAGAAAATCAAAAGAAGAAATTATTGCGATTGCTGAGTTTGGTGCGAAACTTTTAAATCAATATGCAAAAGAATATCCGGGTAATTTTAGATTCGAATATTCTCCGGAAAGTTTTACGGGAACGGAAATGGAGTTTGCCTTAGAAATTTGTAATCGTGTGCTCGATATCTGGCAGCCGACGGCTGATAAAAAAGTCATTATCAATCTGCCGGCAACGGTTTCTATGTCAATGCCGCATATCTATGCATCTCAAATTGCGTATATGTCCAATCATATGAAGTATCGCGAAAATGTGCTTATTTCCTTACATCCACACAACGACCGCGGCTGTGCAGTTGCAGACTCAGAGATGGGCTTACTTGCCGGTGCAGACCGTATCGAGGGAACCTTATTCGGCAATGGTGAAAGAACTGGCAATGCTGATATTGTGACCATCGCAATGAATTTGTTCGCACATGGCGTAAATCCAAATCTTGATTTTTCCAATATGCCTGCAATCATTGATTTATATGAAAAAATGACGCGGATGACCGTAAATGATCGTCAGCCATATGCAGGGAAACTTGTTTTTGCGGCCTTTTCTGGTTCGCATCAAGATGCGATTGCCAAAGGAATGAAATGGCGTGAGGAACAGAATTGTCAGCAGTGGACGGTGCCGTATTTACCGATTGATCCGAAAGATGTCGGCCGTGAATATGATGGAGACGTGATTCGGATCAACAGCCAATCCGGTAAGGGCGGGATCGGTTATATTATGCAGCAAAAATATGGTTTGGAAATGCCGCCAAAAATGCGCGAAGATTTTGGTTATGCAGTGAAAAGTGTATCAGATCATAAACATAAAGAACTTATGCCTGATGAGATTTATGAGATTTTCGAAAAGAGTTATGTGAATATTAGCGCGCCGATTCATGTAAAAGATTTTAATTTCATACGAAAAAATGGCGTGTTTGAGGTTACAGCGACTTGTGATATACATGGGGAAGAAAAGGTATTTGTCGCTGCAGGAAATGGCCGTTTAGATGCGATCAGCAGTGTTTTGCAAGAAGAACTAGGGATTCAATACACGAATCTGACGTATAGTGAGCATGCGTTAGAGCAAGGCTCAAAGTCGAGAGCAGCTGCATATATTAGTATTACAGATAAAGATGAAAACGTAATTTGGGGCGCGGGTATCGACAATGATATTATTACAGCATCCGTAAACGCTTTAATCAGTGCAGTAAATCGAATGCATGTTTAA
- the trpB gene encoding tryptophan synthase subunit beta, whose amino-acid sequence MPNKKGRFGVYGGQYVPEIVMPVLMELQAAYDKYKNDASFKKEIETYLKEYAGRPTRLYYAERLTAHYGKAKIYLKREDLLHTGAHKINNALAQAILAKKMGKKRIVAETGAGQHGVACATVAALFGMECCVFMGEEDIRRQALNVFRMRLLGSKVIPVTSGTGTLKDATSEAIRYWAANITDTHYIIGSVVGPHPYPMIVRDFQAVIGEEIKRQVQEHQVNLKYLVACVGGGSNAMGTFYPFKDQADVIKIGVEAAGRSDKEGDHAKSLTLGRPGVLHGAYSYLLQTEDGQVVEAYSISAGLDYPGVGPEHAYFKDSKIANYVAVDDQQALAAFQLLSRTEGIIPAVESSHALAYLDTLMPTTQTDEAVVVCLSGRGDKDVQMVASALGEELKA is encoded by the coding sequence ATGCCAAATAAAAAAGGACGTTTTGGAGTGTATGGAGGTCAATATGTACCGGAAATAGTGATGCCGGTGTTAATGGAGCTGCAAGCAGCGTACGACAAATATAAAAATGATGCTTCATTTAAAAAAGAAATCGAGACGTATTTAAAAGAATATGCCGGTCGTCCGACTCGTTTATATTATGCAGAACGTTTAACAGCACATTATGGTAAGGCAAAGATTTATTTAAAGCGCGAGGATTTATTGCACACAGGTGCCCATAAAATCAACAATGCGTTAGCGCAAGCCATACTTGCAAAGAAGATGGGCAAAAAAAGAATTGTCGCGGAAACAGGGGCGGGGCAGCATGGCGTTGCTTGCGCGACAGTGGCGGCGTTGTTTGGTATGGAGTGCTGTGTATTTATGGGCGAGGAAGATATCCGCCGGCAAGCACTGAATGTATTTAGAATGCGGTTGCTTGGGTCTAAGGTCATCCCGGTAACAAGCGGGACAGGAACGCTAAAAGATGCAACGAGCGAAGCGATTCGTTACTGGGCCGCTAATATAACAGATACACACTATATTATTGGTTCTGTCGTAGGGCCGCATCCGTATCCGATGATTGTACGTGATTTCCAAGCGGTGATTGGTGAAGAAATTAAAAGGCAGGTACAAGAACATCAAGTGAATTTAAAATATCTCGTCGCTTGCGTTGGGGGCGGAAGTAATGCGATGGGAACATTCTATCCATTTAAAGATCAAGCAGATGTTATAAAAATTGGTGTTGAAGCAGCCGGGCGTAGTGATAAGGAAGGCGATCATGCGAAATCTTTAACGTTGGGACGTCCAGGCGTTCTGCATGGCGCATATAGTTATTTGCTGCAAACCGAAGATGGTCAGGTGGTAGAAGCCTACTCAATTTCCGCGGGCCTTGATTATCCAGGGGTTGGTCCGGAACATGCATACTTTAAAGACAGTAAAATTGCCAACTATGTTGCGGTAGACGATCAGCAGGCCTTAGCGGCATTTCAATTGCTGTCAAGGACGGAAGGGATTATTCCGGCTGTAGAAAGTTCTCACGCTTTGGCGTATTTAGATACTTTGATGCCGACGACGCAAACGGATGAAGCTGTCGTTGTATGCTTGTCCGGTCGCGGTGATAAAGATGTACAGATGGTAGCATCTGCATTAGGAGAGGAGCTAAAAGCATGA
- a CDS encoding IS110 family RNA-guided transposase produces MDITYERCCGIDVHKKMIVACLICGGKQQLRQFGTTTKELRDLSAWLVDAGCQMIAMESTASYWKPLYNIFELSDLNAMVVNAQHMKALPGRKTDVKDAEWIADLLRHGLLKASYIPDREQRELREISRYRKSLIDERSRELNRLQKMLEGANVKLSSVVSAINGKSSRRLLESIVQDKKLDEDEILRLLHPSMHAKLNEIMACVDGIISPLQRRLLRNVLDHIDDMTKRIEDMDKLIKDYLNKYEEAIAAIDEIPGVGRISAETILAEIGLNMNRFPTERHISSWAGVAPGNHESAGKRKSGKTTHGNTTLKAMLVQCAKAAQKTKGRFFSAQYQRIAARRGKSRAAVAVAHSILIAIYYILKAKVPYRELGSEYYNQFNREKKIQSYLKKLAALGWERPTTATT; encoded by the coding sequence GTGGACATAACTTATGAGCGTTGTTGTGGGATTGATGTACACAAAAAGATGATAGTTGCCTGTCTAATCTGTGGTGGAAAGCAGCAACTTCGTCAGTTTGGTACAACGACAAAAGAACTGAGAGATTTATCAGCTTGGTTAGTTGACGCCGGTTGTCAAATGATTGCCATGGAAAGTACCGCTTCCTACTGGAAACCATTGTACAATATCTTTGAGCTTTCCGATCTCAATGCCATGGTAGTAAATGCCCAGCACATGAAAGCTTTGCCTGGTCGTAAGACCGACGTCAAAGATGCAGAATGGATTGCCGATCTGCTCCGACATGGGTTACTAAAAGCAAGCTATATTCCAGACCGTGAACAACGGGAACTACGGGAAATCTCTCGCTATCGCAAGAGCTTGATTGATGAGCGAAGCCGAGAGCTGAACCGATTGCAGAAAATGCTCGAAGGAGCCAATGTGAAACTATCCAGTGTAGTAAGTGCCATCAATGGCAAGAGTTCCAGGCGACTTCTGGAAAGCATTGTCCAAGATAAAAAGCTTGATGAAGACGAGATTTTAAGGCTGCTTCATCCTAGTATGCACGCTAAACTCAATGAAATCATGGCTTGTGTTGATGGAATTATTTCGCCCTTGCAACGCAGATTGCTTCGTAATGTCTTGGATCATATTGACGATATGACAAAACGTATCGAAGATATGGACAAACTAATCAAAGACTACTTGAACAAATATGAAGAAGCCATCGCAGCCATAGATGAAATACCGGGTGTTGGGAGAATCAGTGCAGAAACAATCTTAGCGGAAATCGGATTAAATATGAATCGGTTTCCAACCGAAAGACATATTAGTTCTTGGGCTGGTGTGGCGCCAGGTAACCATGAGAGTGCAGGGAAACGAAAGAGTGGAAAAACTACGCATGGAAATACAACATTAAAAGCTATGTTAGTACAATGTGCCAAGGCTGCGCAAAAGACGAAGGGAAGATTTTTTTCAGCTCAATATCAACGGATTGCAGCGCGAAGAGGAAAAAGCAGAGCCGCCGTAGCTGTGGCTCATTCCATACTAATCGCTATTTACTACATACTAAAAGCAAAAGTTCCTTATCGAGAGTTAGGTTCAGAATATTACAACCAATTTAACCGCGAGAAGAAAATACAATCCTATTTGAAGAAATTAGCGGCTTTGGGTTGGGAGCGCCCCACCACAGCTACAACCTGA
- a CDS encoding phosphoribosylanthranilate isomerase, with protein MLVKICGVQSSEIAQAVAEGGADFMGFIFAPSRRAILPEKASVISKTITGVKKVGVFVNAPSDEVNSIAELCDLDYVQLHGDESPLYCKSIKRPIIKAFRYQQSFSADEVNRYDVEMVLIDSYQPNQMGGTGKVFQWSEAKAELQKIRCPVLAAGGLTIGNVKQAMEILQPDGIDISGGVEENGEKSVKKIREFLTYINEIKRRI; from the coding sequence ATGCTGGTTAAAATTTGTGGTGTGCAATCAAGCGAAATTGCGCAGGCTGTGGCTGAAGGCGGGGCGGATTTTATGGGATTTATTTTTGCACCAAGCCGTCGTGCTATTTTGCCAGAGAAAGCGAGCGTCATCAGCAAAACCATAACCGGAGTAAAAAAGGTGGGCGTATTTGTGAATGCCCCCAGTGATGAAGTCAACTCGATTGCAGAACTTTGTGATTTGGACTACGTACAATTACATGGTGATGAATCTCCACTATATTGTAAATCGATTAAAAGACCTATTATAAAAGCGTTTCGTTATCAGCAGTCATTTTCAGCAGATGAGGTCAATCGCTATGATGTGGAGATGGTTTTGATAGACAGCTATCAGCCGAATCAAATGGGCGGCACCGGAAAAGTTTTTCAGTGGAGTGAAGCAAAAGCAGAGCTGCAAAAAATCAGATGCCCTGTCCTTGCTGCTGGTGGCTTAACTATAGGAAATGTAAAACAGGCAATGGAGATTTTGCAGCCTGATGGGATTGACATTTCAGGAGGCGTTGAAGAAAACGGGGAAAAGTCGGTAAAAAAGATTCGAGAATTTCTGACTTATATCAATGAAATAAAACGGAGGATTTAA
- a CDS encoding capping complex subunit for YIEGIA: protein MGNEYAQVQSSIIIAAVVLSCHKVTGGTELIIEARDEKEQEKLTVEISKAVKGDVMLLSNGIYLVLRG, encoded by the coding sequence ATGGGGAATGAGTATGCGCAGGTGCAATCATCAATCATCATAGCAGCCGTTGTTTTATCTTGTCATAAGGTTACGGGAGGTACAGAGCTCATCATTGAAGCTCGAGATGAAAAGGAACAAGAAAAATTGACTGTGGAAATTTCTAAAGCTGTCAAAGGCGATGTTATGTTATTGAGTAATGGAATCTATTTAGTACTGCGTGGTTAA
- the trpE gene encoding anthranilate synthase component I, translating to MHISPSKEVFIEQAAAANMVAVSAEISTDMETPVSLYYKLVGNELGFIFESVDTNKNFGRFSFIGAEPFAQLKLYKDHADLFQGEKKSRLQGTPSETVKSYMEQFKIPDVIASLPLVHGGAIGYFAYESVATFERIRGLDIPEDMVLGEFLLCQTLVVMDHLKHTSKLICLAQITEKDHLALVYQTMIEKLKAVYQKLQQPVAPIAAVTKQQTVQHKKSFEERFGKLSKTYMDKVIAAKKYIVAGDIFQIVPSHKFQCKIKKPAFYFYRRLRQINPSPYMFYINFGKRKLIGSSPEMLVKVSGDTVYTYPIAGTRKRGKDAAEDRMLSKDLLADAKECAEHAMLVDLGRNDIGRVSRPGTVEVTKLMQIEKFSHVMHMVSEVKGTIKQGYTAIDVLKACFPAGTVSGAPKLRAMEIIHELEMTERSTYAGCTGYIDFNGNMDMCITIRTIRLDDDTAFIQAGGGIVADSIPENEYREILQKAQVLFQVIEEVEEDDFIN from the coding sequence ATGCATATTTCGCCCAGCAAAGAAGTTTTTATCGAGCAGGCGGCAGCGGCAAATATGGTTGCTGTCTCTGCGGAGATATCTACAGATATGGAGACACCGGTTTCCTTGTATTATAAATTAGTCGGAAATGAACTTGGGTTTATCTTTGAAAGTGTAGACACAAATAAGAATTTTGGACGTTTCTCTTTTATAGGTGCAGAGCCATTTGCGCAATTGAAACTATATAAAGATCATGCAGATCTTTTTCAGGGCGAAAAGAAAAGTAGGTTGCAAGGGACGCCGTCAGAAACGGTAAAATCTTATATGGAGCAATTTAAGATTCCGGATGTCATTGCCAGCTTGCCTCTCGTGCATGGCGGAGCAATTGGTTATTTTGCTTATGAATCTGTAGCTACATTTGAACGAATTCGTGGGCTAGATATCCCTGAGGATATGGTACTGGGAGAGTTTTTACTGTGCCAAACTCTCGTGGTCATGGATCATTTGAAACATACTTCAAAACTGATTTGTTTGGCGCAAATTACCGAGAAGGATCATCTTGCACTTGTTTATCAAACGATGATAGAAAAATTAAAAGCAGTGTACCAAAAATTGCAGCAGCCTGTGGCCCCGATTGCAGCAGTGACAAAACAGCAGACCGTGCAGCATAAAAAAAGTTTTGAAGAACGGTTTGGCAAGCTAAGCAAAACCTATATGGATAAAGTCATCGCAGCAAAAAAATATATTGTTGCCGGTGATATTTTTCAGATCGTACCATCCCATAAATTTCAATGCAAAATTAAGAAACCGGCGTTTTACTTTTATCGCCGGCTGCGGCAAATCAATCCATCTCCCTATATGTTTTATATCAATTTTGGCAAACGTAAATTAATCGGCTCCTCCCCGGAAATGCTCGTTAAAGTAAGCGGTGATACCGTATATACGTATCCGATTGCCGGAACAAGAAAACGCGGTAAAGACGCGGCAGAGGATCGGATGCTGAGCAAAGATTTGTTGGCAGATGCAAAAGAATGCGCTGAGCATGCCATGCTCGTAGACTTAGGCCGCAATGATATTGGGCGTGTCAGCAGGCCGGGAACGGTAGAGGTAACAAAATTGATGCAGATTGAAAAATTTTCTCATGTCATGCATATGGTATCCGAGGTTAAAGGCACGATAAAACAAGGATATACGGCAATAGACGTACTTAAAGCATGCTTCCCGGCAGGAACGGTGAGCGGTGCACCTAAGTTGAGAGCGATGGAAATCATCCACGAACTTGAAATGACAGAACGGAGTACGTATGCCGGCTGTACGGGATATATTGATTTTAATGGCAATATGGATATGTGTATTACGATTCGAACGATCCGCTTGGATGATGATACTGCCTTTATTCAAGCCGGCGGCGGAATTGTCGCGGATTCCATACCGGAAAATGAATATCGTGAGATTTTACAAAAGGCGCAAGTTCTATTTCAAGTGATTGAGGAGGTGGAAGAGGATGATTTTATTAATTGA
- a CDS encoding YIEGIA domain-containing protein gives MDGRAAALISPEDLLLIVVAIIMGTMARILVLKVDYKQYPSYPNGYLIHIVLAFIAASIGAAAIPAIKSNNYTAVTFLALAVQHFRDVRRTERESLKGLEATEYTPRGDAYIDGIAKTFEARNYFALVVSFISAVSMEIAVAFHVGLIVQAVIGASAGFIMYRMISNFSNGKTVGDIAQVRLAEITVEGSEVFVEGIFVTNLVGTKSAQKLIVEEGVAVIIEPHEKHDAIALHNFGQRKAILFEATRSLGAKRYNFTRKDYQTDEIIILFVPIVRDIEKLIQVVKNTPLLESVKKSHAVLKTKVKER, from the coding sequence ATGGATGGGCGGGCGGCAGCTTTAATTTCGCCGGAAGATTTATTGTTAATTGTTGTGGCAATCATTATGGGGACTATGGCGCGGATTCTTGTTTTAAAGGTAGATTATAAACAATATCCATCCTACCCCAACGGATATTTGATTCATATTGTTCTGGCTTTTATTGCGGCTTCGATCGGGGCTGCCGCAATTCCTGCGATTAAATCAAATAATTATACTGCAGTCACATTTCTTGCCTTAGCAGTCCAACACTTTAGGGATGTGAGAAGAACAGAACGTGAGAGTCTGAAAGGATTAGAGGCGACGGAATATACGCCGCGAGGTGATGCATATATAGATGGGATCGCTAAGACGTTCGAGGCAAGAAATTATTTTGCTCTGGTCGTATCATTTATTTCAGCAGTTTCTATGGAGATTGCAGTAGCTTTCCATGTGGGATTGATTGTACAAGCAGTTATTGGTGCTAGTGCTGGTTTCATCATGTATAGGATGATTAGTAATTTTTCAAATGGAAAAACTGTTGGAGATATCGCGCAGGTACGGCTTGCAGAAATAACAGTAGAAGGCTCCGAGGTTTTTGTTGAGGGGATTTTCGTTACAAATTTAGTCGGGACGAAAAGTGCGCAAAAACTAATCGTCGAAGAGGGTGTTGCTGTTATTATAGAGCCACATGAGAAGCATGATGCGATAGCGCTTCACAATTTTGGTCAACGAAAAGCGATCTTATTCGAAGCCACTCGTTCATTAGGGGCGAAACGTTATAATTTCACAAGGAAAGATTATCAAACAGATGAAATTATCATTCTTTTTGTTCCAATCGTTAGAGATATAGAAAAATTAATTCAGGTTGTTAAAAATACGCCATTATTAGAATCTGTGAAAAAAAGTCATGCAGTTTTAAAAACAAAAGTTAAGGAAAGGTAG